One window from the genome of Chroococcidiopsis sp. TS-821 encodes:
- a CDS encoding DUF2062 domain-containing protein encodes MKRRKITPKLKKFKGYWQQQIHSWFWRVVNLPGTPQYIARGFAAGVFAGLFPLFGFQTLIGVALAILFKGSKLMAAAGTWVSNPLTYIPIFLFNFQVGRWLIGDRNLVFTSAGVASWQQFLELGTEIIFVLFVGCFVVGLTCAIASYYTCIILIRFLRYRAIKQQPSPTNFSDYKQPLSYRSKNYTDKLNCSQPKSMPKDNEL; translated from the coding sequence GTGAAAAGACGTAAGATTACTCCAAAGTTAAAAAAGTTTAAGGGGTATTGGCAGCAACAAATTCACAGTTGGTTTTGGCGCGTAGTAAATTTGCCTGGAACCCCACAATACATTGCTAGAGGCTTCGCTGCGGGAGTCTTTGCTGGATTATTTCCTCTGTTTGGCTTCCAAACACTGATTGGCGTAGCTTTAGCAATTTTATTCAAAGGCAGTAAGTTAATGGCCGCTGCCGGAACTTGGGTCAGTAATCCATTAACTTATATTCCAATTTTTCTGTTTAATTTTCAAGTTGGTCGTTGGCTAATCGGCGATCGAAATTTAGTTTTTACTTCTGCAGGCGTTGCAAGTTGGCAGCAGTTTTTAGAACTCGGAACCGAAATTATATTTGTATTATTTGTTGGTTGCTTTGTTGTAGGGTTAACGTGTGCGATCGCTAGTTACTATACGTGCATAATCCTCATTCGCTTCTTACGTTACCGTGCTATTAAGCAACAACCTTCTCCAACAAACTTTTCCGATTATAAACAACCACTATCTTATCGCTCAAAAAATTACACAGATAAACTTAATTGTTCTCAACCAAAAAGTATGCCCAAGGATAATGAATTATAA
- a CDS encoding SGNH/GDSL hydrolase family protein, whose product MSKTILCFGDSNTWGWNPTTQQRFPRDVRWTGILQQQLGNQYHIIEEGLCGRTTLRKDLFERYTNGKEYLIPCLSSHKPIDLVTIMLGTNDLKKRFGLSAFDIAKGAGILVNIIQRSKTGPNSSAPKVLLMAPPPIGKIANDRGLFQGAEPKSKQLGKLYMQVAQRYGCAFLDTAEIIRSSDIDGIHLEASEHLKLGIKVASIINEIFAGKILCSNSNKIA is encoded by the coding sequence ATGAGCAAGACAATTTTATGCTTTGGTGACTCAAATACTTGGGGCTGGAACCCCACTACACAGCAACGCTTTCCGCGTGATGTAAGATGGACTGGTATCTTACAACAGCAACTTGGCAATCAATATCACATTATCGAAGAAGGATTATGCGGACGAACTACGCTGCGCAAAGATTTGTTTGAGCGTTATACCAATGGCAAAGAGTATTTAATTCCTTGCTTGAGTTCGCACAAGCCAATTGATTTAGTCACGATTATGTTGGGAACTAATGATTTAAAGAAGCGTTTCGGTCTTTCTGCTTTCGATATTGCTAAAGGTGCTGGGATTTTAGTTAATATTATACAACGAAGCAAAACAGGACCTAACAGTAGTGCGCCAAAAGTTTTATTGATGGCACCACCACCAATCGGAAAAATCGCGAACGATCGCGGATTGTTTCAAGGTGCAGAACCTAAATCAAAACAGTTGGGCAAACTGTATATGCAAGTTGCTCAGCGTTATGGATGTGCATTTCTCGATACAGCAGAAATTATTCGTTCTAGTGATATCGATGGAATTCATCTGGAAGCAAGCGAGCATTTAAAACTAGGGATAAAAGTTGCTTCTATAATTAATGAGATTTTTGCTGGTAAAATATTATGTTCTAATTCTAACAAAATTGCTTAA